The Bacteroidota bacterium genome contains the following window.
TAAAAAAGGAAGTGCTTCAAAACATTAAGCCCGTAATAGTTGAAACATTGCCAAATGGGCAAAAACGATATTCAACAGGAGTTTTTAGCGATTTCGAAACTGCTGAAAAAAAACGCAACGAAATTGCAAATTTAGGAACACAAGATGCCTATATAAAAGCCATTTTGCATGGAAAGAAAACAACTATAGAAAATGCAAATATTTTTCTAAATAAGAATGAAATTGATACATTTGCAAAATATAATGGTACTATTGAAAATATTAATGATAACCAAGTAATTAATAAAAATAAAATTGTATTTAGAATACAAATAGGAGTTTATAAAGAGACATTCGATATTGAAAATTACAGACTAAAATTTGAAAAAGAAAAAAAATACCAACTTAGCTACTTCAAAACAAACCAAAAGACATATGTATTTTTAAAAAACCAGTTTCAAAATTTCAATGATGCAACAACTTTTAAGAATGAAGCCAGAAATAATGGAATAAAAGATGCGTTCATAGTTGCATTTCAAGGCGATAAAAAAATATCGATTGATGAAGCTAAGAGACTGATAACTAATAAGTAAGAAGAAGAATGAATACAAAAGAGAAAATAGCAGAAAAGAAATCAAACAAAAGCTTGGATTCCGAACATAAATTTTTAATATTGTATAATGATGAAATTAATGAATATAATTATGTTGTAGATTCTCTTATTCAAATTTGCAAACATGATTCAGTTCAAGCAGAACAATGCACATATTTAGCCCATATTAAAGGGAAATGCGATGTAAAAAAAGATATTTACTCAAAACTAAAACCAATGCGAGAAGCTTTATCGGATCGCGGATTAATAACAAAAATTGAATAATATGACAATTCTTGGGATAGTTTTATTAATTGTATTAGGGATTCTATTATTAATTTTAGAATTTCTTGTTGTTCCGGGGCTTACATTTGCCGGAATCGGTGGAGCACTATTGGTTGCAGGAGGAATTTATTTCTCATACGATATATTCGGAACTCAAATTGGACACTATATTCTAATAGGTACATCAATATTTATAATTGTAATAATTTACCTTTCATTAAAAACAAAAACCTGGAAAAAACTAATGCTTAATGCCAAAATTGAAAGTCAGGTAAATACAAAAAATGAAACAATGTTTAAAGTTGGAGATTTCGGCAAATCAATTACCCGTCTTGCTCCGATAGGACATGTTTTAATAAATGATACTTCAACGGAAGCCAGCTCAACAGGGCAGTTCATCGACGAAAATACTGATATCGAAATAGTAAAAATAGAAAAATCTAAAATTATTGTAAAACCAAAAACAAATTAATATGGATGGAATGATTTTTTATATTGTAATAATAGTAGCAGCCCTCATTGGCTTATGGATAATTTTATACTTTATTCCGGTTGGCTTATGGTTTTCTGCACTTGTTTCAGGAGTTAGAATATCTTTGTTACAATTAGTTTTAATGCGATGGAGGAAAGTCCCGCCATCAGTCATTGTGACGGCATTGATTGAAGGAACAAAAG
Protein-coding sequences here:
- a CDS encoding ATP-dependent Clp protease adaptor ClpS; translation: MNTKEKIAEKKSNKSLDSEHKFLILYNDEINEYNYVVDSLIQICKHDSVQAEQCTYLAHIKGKCDVKKDIYSKLKPMREALSDRGLITKIE